Within the Buteo buteo chromosome 2, bButBut1.hap1.1, whole genome shotgun sequence genome, the region AAACATAACCCGTATCTGTGGTACATTGGCTAAAAGGCAGACCCCAACTGAAAGAGGTCCTTCCTGCTAATTGCAGAAAAAAGCACTCCACAGGAGCTGAGGGTATTTTAAATGGCAGCAACAAAAAACTCCAAatctttaaaacataatttgattctagatttttttttttaaataaatgttttctcacTGGCTAAGTGAAAAATATGTATCATTAAAGTTCAGCTGAAATTCTCGGAATTTTATCTGCTACAGACGCAATCCAAGTATTGCAACAGCAAGAACCTGATAGCGCAACTGACTTGTCATTACAGGAgttgagaaaaacagaaacagcaaatagTACTTCAGAAATGACAAGCAAATAGGATTATTATTCTTTCAGCCTTAATCACGTAAAGTGCAGGCAGTACCATAGATAAGGAAATTTCCCTTAGATATGATTTATGTTGTCGGTGCTCTCCTACGAAATGTCttctctaatttattttttttaactcttctctCTAACAAGACATGGTAGCTGGTATACCTGTTACAGCCCTGTGTCCTGTCAGCTTCAGCCCAATATTTCATGTGGTGCCACTGGGGACAGCTTTATTTCAAGTGAGCAAATAAATGCAGCTCAGCTGTGGTCCTGGATAGCTCTAATTTGCACAATCTACTCTGTTCATAGCCTCAAACCAAATTACTGCTTAGGCAGCCTGCACGTAAAGAGCTGGAGTAACTTTGGTTGGTCAGGAAACAAATGAATCGGAATGAAAGTCCTTGATGTTGTCGCAGCGCTCAGATAGCGCTGCTGGGCTCTCGTAGGAGAGCTATTTGAACACTGAGTTGTGCTAGGAAACTGTTCCCAGGAGACATCCACATTCCGCCACTAAAAAAGGGTTAATGCTCATTCTGTGAATTCTCCTCAGCATTTACTGCTTCAGCTAGACTTTGGTTTTCACTTGTATGTCTTTCTGGAAGctagagggattttttttctttagtaccATCGAGAACAGGAATAGAAACTTTGCAATAAGCTCAGAATGTTCTTTGGCTCAGTGCATGGGAAAGAGATTTAGGGTTGGATTTCCTATTGCTTCACACTTACTCCTGCCTGCTAGCAGGGTAATGATTTTGTGGACAGGCATTTCTCTTAAATGAACCACTGGCAAAACTGCCTGTTTCTCCTTAATTTAGTGTTGTATCTCCTCAGCTGGCTTCTGGAGGTAAATGCTTCACCTTCCCTCACTGCCAGTAGCCAGGAAGACTCTGAACTCAAGTGTCATTTTCTCAAAGACACACTTCATATTGTGGACAGGGAGAGCAGGCGGGTGAAGATGTTTATTACCTTCTAAGggcttttaataaaatgtttggaATGGATGGTCTGGTTCCGTGTCTTTCTTGGCAACTGATCATAATACTCTAACCTTTCTGGCGATTAAATGATGAATTTCCAGAAACAGAGCAAAGTAAGCAAGCATGCTGCCATTTCAGAGtggcaaaacaaagcagcacagggctgcaaAGGGACTGGAGTCCGTGTCAGAGCTGGGACTTGCACAAGAGCTCTCTTTCAGAGGCCCTTCTGCATTGTGCCTCCCACACTTACGGCTTCTGGAGTGCTCTGTTCCAAGCAGCTTGTCTTGCAGCATTTTGTGATTGACTTTGCAACTGTGCTAACCTCAGATATTAATAGTAGAAAGACGTCCACTGCTTTCAGCTGTTCAGCTTTGTCTCTGATTGTCTGGGAGTTTATTCCTGTGCGCAGACAGATAATTGTCATTGCTCAGGTACTTCAGTACGTGTATTTGATGTTGTACGCTGACGGGGAAAGAGAAGCATGTTGGAGGCTTTGACCTGATATGGAATGACAGGCCTGTCAGCAGAGGGGGAGACCCGGGTGCTCTGGTGAATGAGAACGTCACGGCAAACACACATTTAGGTGCGTACTCATCCAGTGCTGGCAGGGTGCCCCGTTCGCATCCCTAAGCTATCTGCACATCAGCAAGAGGAGAGCACGCACCTTTCACTCAGGAGCAAAATAATAAGAATGGGTGTGTGAGGTCTTATGGGATTAAGAGACCAAAAGGagcaaatgttttccaaaagtGGATGTAAGTGACCAAGCTGCAGAAGCACTGCTGAAAACAAGCATGTATACGTAGTGGGAACAGTGTTGTTCACAGTCCTGCTTTTCAAGCATTAAGTCACAGCAGAGTCCTTCATATACCAGCTTTGCTGCAAAAACGGCTATACAGTCACTGTGGTGACTATTTACTGGGTGCTTTCCTGAAGCTAGTTGTGTATTTTACTGTTAGGAAGTAGTACTCGGATTCTGAAGTCTTACTTCCGAGACGCTGACTTGTATTGTAACTTTATTTTACAGTACGCGGCTCAGTGTGCCTACAATCATCTCTGGCTGTAGCTCCTAACTAACAAAACACGAATACAGCTTCACCTGAAAGTGGGACATCACCTCACCTCTACAGGAAGGAAGAGTAAGGTGATGTGTAACTAACTCCCCTGTTAATGTTTTCATTGCAGGCTGCTACAATGGCAGGAAGAAACAACTGAAGCAGCTTTTCAGGAATCTTCCTGCACAGCAGAAAGTGTAATGCTGATCCCAAGCTTGGGATGGGAGAGGTCACCGTGGCTGAAGTTCACTCTCTCTTCCATACATTGGGCAGCAGCAGTTCCCATTTCTGTCTGGACACTGCTGGCTCAGCACAGGACACTGGCCTTCTTGCTTCTGAAGGTTTCCCGGCTTGGAAGCTGCAATGGGCTTGAATGAGATTATTTCATAATGGCTGACACAAGGGATGCTGGCTTCTCAGCTGTCCATCTGCACTCATGCTTAGTTCTGTACTGTGTGTGAAAATAAGAGGGGCTAAACACATTctgcacagcaaaacaaagcttttaGGGAAGGCAGGCACCTGATCGTCCTACTGCTACTACTATGGAAACATGTCAAGAGCAGAAAACCTGTTGCCATGATACTGTAAAAATAACCTCGCCATCACATGTTATGGAGAGGCTGACTGGCTGTACTACACAGGTTATGTAAGATTGCGGCTCCAACACAGGGACTTGGCACTGTGTACTGCCGCTTGCTTCCAGAAGAGatgcaattttctgaaaaagctaCGGGCGAGAGCGTTCAGGTAATAAAgtcaatgttatttttaatcattGTATCTGGAACTCAAGCCTGAAGTGGACAGCCTCGCTTCTTGCAGTTGTACATTTAGAGTATGTGGTGTTGGCTACAGAATGTTAAAACTTAGGTCAAGCAATGGTAGTTAGCTTTTTAGATTTAAAGAAATCACAGCTCAGTTTTAAGGAGTCTGAAACAGACTATTTTTGGAACTCTGCAGAATTTGATGCATGTGTGGAACTGGACAAGGCAGCACAGGGCTGCCTGGAGGAGGCACCTCTGGCCTGTTAACCTGGAAGGCGGTCAGGGAGCCAGGAAACCGGCGGAGCTGCGCTTAAAGTTCTGCATAGCTgtgcagaagggaagagagCAAGGGATGGGGCCCAGCTCTGTGTTACACATGCGTGGTTTAACAGAACGGGTGAGCTACCTCGAGAGCTGGAGAAAGAAGGACAACTGCCATGTTTAAAGATTTAAATTCTATCCAGAAATATCTTTACAAaagttcaaaaaagaaagggctcAACAGGACCCAGACGCTTTTCtgtacacaggaaaaaaaaataaatatcaaactCACCATAGTCCATTACTAAtcacaattaattttttaaagtcttcttATGGTTTTAACCAAGTTGTGCTGGGGTAGCAAGTTCAGACTAAAGTGTAGAAgacaataaattttaaaacctttgaaGAAACCATTGCTGGTTAAATCAATTGTCCTTTTACTACAAGACAGACTCAGTGACTATCCCTGCTCTGTCCTCTTCaggttgcttttttaaatatacatacattttatcCCTTCATCTAGTTTTGAAAGACTTGTTTCTGTGGTCTCTTGCCTTCCAACTTAACAGTAGAAAGTGTTTTCCCAGCGAGACTAAAAGGatgctgccttctcctgtcCCTCCCTACACATCTTTAAAGACATTCTTGTCGTGCTTCAGATGTatagctttgctttgttttaatacCACAGGCGCGCACAACTCCTCTTCTGTGCTTCGGGCACGCCGTGGATTCCCAATTCCTCCTACTCCTGTTCCCGACACCAACAATGAACCAGCTCTGAAGCCAGTCTCCAGAAGCGCTCACAGAAGAACCCAACAAGGAACATACACACGGAGTTAGGATTGCCCCGCTGCTCTGATTTTAATAACCCCACTTCCTCCCCAGCCACTGGCGTTTGCCCAGCGCTGTGTCCCAGCCCGTGCCTGGGCGCAGCTCTGCCACCCAGGCTGCAGTAAGGAGCGGGAAAGGGTTGGTGATCCAAGGAAACTGCAGCATCGTAGCTGAGGAGCCAAACCCTCCCCAGTGTCTGCCAGGGACCTCACCCGAGGCGGGCTCCGGGCACACTGATGTCCTCCTCCAAACCCCAAAGGCTGCGACTATTGCAGCATGAGCTCCACAGGTGACAGCCTGAATACGCGCTATGACAATGGCATGGCCACCTCACCCCTCCAGGATGCGATTGATTAGCTTCATTTCCTCGGCGGTCATGGGGTTCAGGTTAAATCCCTTCAGCTCAGCTTTGCCTGAGagaacacatggaaaaaaaaaaaaatcagtattttgccACACAGTAAGAGAAGCGGTCCATGTTAAACTTTagagggggtgtggggagggcagggacagcccTGGAAGCTGATGTGGGGTCACCCCGGCGTGATGCGGGAGCCTGTTGAGCGTGCTGGTGGGTGACAGCTCCGCAGCAGGAGCCGCACAATACTGCTGGAGCAGGACAGAATTGTGAAGCCGGCGGGAAAGCGGCTGCAGGAACATGCAGAGGTCATGAGTTTCTGGACCCTCCCGACAGTCCACGTCTGCTCCCAGAGACTGAGAAGATTCCAGAACAGGAGTGTTTACCTTGAGCTTCGAAGAGGCGGTTCACCTTCACGCGCAGCTCTTTCCGGAGGTTGTTTATCTCCTCATCCAGATGTTCCTGGTCTGAGACAAAGCGGGACAGGAGTGAGGAGGACTGTGGGCTCTGGGGCGCAGGCAGAACCTCCTGTGGGAGGCTCGCTGTGGAAGCCcaggcctggggagggggcaggagagGACCCTTCCCCAGCTACCTCGGGGGTCCCACCCAGCCCCCCCGCTGCCCAcggggctcagccccaggctGTTTCGTGCCCCAACGTGCTTCCCAGGGCACTGCccaggagagccaagcgacaGCCAGAATCCACCCGTGAGTGCTACTGAGAGGTTTTGGGCACTTCGAAGCCCAGCATTGGACAGAACCcagcttatttttctaaaatcttaTTACGGTTAAGACTAGAGGTGAGCCCAGCCCGTCAGGCAGCCCGCCTTACCCTTCTGCAGCATCTCCTTGGTCTGTGTTTTCGGGAGCTCGATGAACATGTTCCCGAAGCAGACCATGGCCTTCTCTgcgcagggagaggaggaaaaggaaaagcctttGGTCAGAGAAGTTTTTCTCCCCGGCCAGGCAGCCGTTCCTCGGCCCGTGGGGCTCCCGGTGAGTGCAGCCGGCCGGGTCGGGGCTGAGACGGCTCCGGGGGGACCGGACTTACCGTCGGGCTCCGGGTCTTTCTGCAGCGCCCGCAGGGCCTCGCGGTTCCGGTTCCGCTTCACATCCAGGTCCACGATCTACAGCGGGAGAGAGGCAGCCGAGGCTCGGGGTTAccggcggaggcgggggggggcgccgCCGGGACTACCGGGGAGCAGAAAGAGGGGGTGGCCGGGGGCGAAACCGGTCCGTTCCGTACCTGCTGCCGTGCCGCCAGCACGTCCTCGGCCAGCTCCTCCACCTCGGCCAGGTAACGCAGCACGAAGGCCGGGTCCCGCGCCATAACGATACCGGGACACGGTCCGGgtccggctccggctccggtTCCGGTTCCGCCGCCGGTTTCCGCCGGGCGGCAGCCGCAGCCGCGCAAGGCGGGTTCCGCGGTGGGAGGGGCCGGCTCGGGGCGCGCCCCCTAGCGGCCGCCCCGGGTGCTGCCGGGGctcggggaccccccccggggtTCGGGgaccccgtccccgtcccgttGCGGACTGAATTAACGGGAGCTACGCGCGGCCGCGTGTCTAAAAACACGCGTGGCCcggctggcagggaggggaggggggcgcTAGCCAGCGGGCGTGGGAACGGGTGGGCGGGAGGGGATTAGCCGTGAGTTGGGGGGCGACGGGACACCCCGGGACTGGCTCCGGGACACCGGGACGGTCCCACGGGGACTCGCCGTCCGGCAGAAGGACGGGAGCGTTCGGTGCGGCCGAGGGACGCTGAGCCCCGGCACCACCGCCCTGGCAGCAGGGGGTCCCGgccccacagccagccccaaacccagccctgctccccgcAGCCCGGAGGGACTCTGGGGGTCCCCACGCGCGTGAATTATTTATGCCTTGTCACAACccgccccctctcccccctccccaccagcaccGCGCTTCTGTCTGCCCTTCCTTGCCAGCTCGGTGCCGGTGTCAGGCAGCTGGGCTCCTCAGAGCATCAGGTTGCCTTTCTGTCCCCTCTTTTTCCCCAGAACGCAATAAAGAGCACTAAAAGCGTGGGGCGATGAGCTCAGATTTCATTTTGTGCAGCTGGCTAGCTCATCCAGAGCTCAGCGGGCCAGGGCCTGCCATCCCCAGGGAGGGAAGCCGGCTGCTGTCCCCGTGGGTCAGCTTGCCCTCAGCCAGCCCTGGTGGCCCCCAGTCTGTGCCGGGCAGGAACCACCTCTGGGGATGGTCGGAGCAGCCGTAAGGCTCTGCCAGGGCACTGCGTCGGTCTTCTGCCCTGAGTGACCCTGCCTACAGGAAGGGAGAAATATCACCCCTCAAAATGGCTTTTATCCCCTTCTTTCCACCCCACCCAGCCcttgagaaagaggagagagagaaatggggTGTTGGAGATGCAGGAAGACCGAGCACTGATGGCAAGGACTGCCAGACCCTTGCCATGTGAGGAAAGGGTGCTGGGAGCCCACCCGGGGCTGACAGGTAACAGGGGACACGGGTTTTGGTGTCCTGTGTCCCTGCTCTGGGCAGAGCCCCAAAGCAGTGCTGCTCCTCCCTGGTGAAACTGCCCAGTTCCCGGCTGAGAAccaccagccctgctcccctccagtCCAGGTACCGCACAGGTGCTGCTCCCGCTCCTCTTGCTTACTGGTAACAACATGCTGGACGCTTGCCTGGGGTTCTGCACCCTCCAGTTGCCCAGAAAGCGTTGACTGACCTTCAGCGAGGCAGTgcccagctggggctgctccctgcTCATAACCTCTGGCCGGTGCTGCTGGGTCCCTGCTGGCTGAACAGCTGGCCACACCGTCACTGCCTCCCTGACAATACCGCTCAGTGTCGCATGATGACGGTGACACCATTGCTTCACCGTTGATGGTGGAGGGACCTCCAATCTGTCTTGGATTGGTGCTTTTACTGGAGGGAGCCCCAGTGACATCCCTGAGGCACTGAGCGcaggctgggggagaggagaagtATCAGTGGAGGGGGGGACCTGACCTGTTGGCTCATGCCCTTCACGGGACTCATCTTGGCGAGAAGCACCCCAAAGGGTGCATGGTGACCCCCCGCGCTGTGGCACCTCCGGGCTGCCGGAGACAGGGGTGGCTGTACGGGGACCGCAGGGGTCAGGGATGGAGGGAGCGAGGTGTCGGCTGGCTGGTGGTCACCACAGTTCCGTGCGCAAATAATCCCT harbors:
- the PDRG1 gene encoding p53 and DNA damage-regulated protein 1, with amino-acid sequence MARDPAFVLRYLAEVEELAEDVLAARQQIVDLDVKRNRNREALRALQKDPEPDEKAMVCFGNMFIELPKTQTKEMLQKDQEHLDEEINNLRKELRVKVNRLFEAQGKAELKGFNLNPMTAEEMKLINRILEG